TAAACATAGGAAAAGAACATGCACTTAGTTACATAATATTCTCTAATTTCTTGTCGCGTACATACGCTTTAAGCAGGCATTGTCAGCGCAAATTAGCTAGCAGCTGAGAGTTGAGCTTGAGGAACAAATTCTGACTCTTGTCATTCTTAATTCTGACCACTGTTTTGTTGTCCAAGAATTTGCATTGTAAGAAGAGGTTGAGTTGGGGTAACTGACCCACTCTGCATCTTGCAGAAATATTAGTAATGAGATTTACAGATATACAACTATTTCTGCCATTCATTCAAGCAAGCATGTCAGCTCTGAGCCTCTGTTGCAACGCAAAAAAGGCTCGACACAAGAATCATTCGCCAGCTCATCTATCCTCCTCCTCTGCCTGCATCTTGAAATTACTCATCATAATCCCTCTCTTTTTCTCTGATACCAAGATTCCTCCTCTCCAAGAAGTGAAGTGGTAGTAGACTAGCAGTAGTACTGATCCACGGCTGAGGTGGCAGAACAGGAGCATGGGTCAGTAGCCCCTTCCCCACGTACCCCCCATGTTTCAAGCAATAAAATGAGGAGGAAGGGGAGGCAAGGTTATTACCGCAGCCCACCGtctcctccacctccacctccccaGCCCAGATACCATTCCCTCCACCTCCTCTATAAACCATCGCATGCACCAGGCAAGGACACTCACAGAGGCAAACGCTCGAGCAGCGCAAAGCAAAGCATTTTCCCAAGCTTGCCGTACGTGCAGTGCACTCCTCTCCTTCTCGCTTCCGGTGATATAAGTTGTTGCCGGAGTCGGCGGCCATGTCTGTGTCGTCGGTGCTGTCGTCGTTCCTGTACGGCTGCTTCAACCCGGCGGGCGGGCGGTACCACCACCACCGCGCCGGAGCCTACTACCACAGCAGCCACCCCACGAGCGCCGACACCATGTACTACAACCAGAGCGGGTTCGCCGGCGGCCGCAGGATGGGCCGGAGCAGCCGGCCGCTGTCCCTGCAGGTATACATCCTCTGCTCTCAACCTGCATGCATGCTCTGTTCTTCTTTAGAAGTACTAGATGGCTTTGTGTGCCTGCCTAGCTCTGTGATGGATAGGCATTGCATCAAGGAAGAAAAGCGAGATTTTCTTGTTTGTTCAGATGAGTATATGCAAGTACAGGAACCTGGTTTCTTATGCCGTTATGCGACGGCGACTAGACCATGCATGTGTCCAGATTATTCCCTGCCCACTAACCACACCACCACCACTGCCCGTCCTCCACTACACCACTACTATTATCATCTTCGCAGCTGTAGCCTGTAGTAGGCGTTAatccacttcacaaaaaatttaGACGAATCTTCACAAATTTTTTCATTCGCATACCCTGCATGTGTAGTCACAGTCGCCTGTGTACCAATCAAGTTGCATGCGTCCTCAAAAGCAAGGAAGAAACGACCATAAAGAAACTTTTCACTGTCCGTGTTGCAAACTTGGGACCAGTAAAAAaatatgcatgcatgaccacCAAATACTCCAGTAGTATAAACCCTAATCATTCAAGCGTGCTGTCTCTCTGACTCAACGAGCTTCTCTGCGTTTGGGCATGGCAGACGGTGGAGCTGAAGGTGCGGATGTGCTGCTCGGGGTGCGCGCGGGTGGTGAAGCACGCGCTGACGAAGCTGCGCGGGGTGGACAGCGTGGAGGTGGAAGTGGAGATGGAGAAGGTGACGGTGACCGGGTACGTGGAGCGGCACCGGGTGCTCAAGGAGGTGCGGCgggccgggaagaaggccgagTTCTGGCCCAACCCGGACCAGCCGCTGCACTTCACCACCGCCAAGGACTACTTCCACGACCAGGAGTCGTTCCGCCCCAGCTACAACTACTACCGCCACGGCTACAACGGCGACAAGCacggccacctccccgagccccACCGCGGCTCCGACCCCGTCAGCAACATGTTCAACGACGACGACGTCAACGCATGCTCCATCATGTAGTAAAGTACTGTGATCATTgtgtcgtcgtcgtcctcctcctctcgaGGTCGTGTAGTGCTCCGCGCCGGCCGGCGAGCACGCCTGCCGGGGCCGGGGACGCCAGTGGTAGCCGCAAGATAGACAAGTGGGCTGCATGCTCTGCTCCTGTAAAGCTAGCGTTGTGGTATGGACTATGGAAATGGAATGATCAGTGGTGCCCTCTACGGGCTACACAACGTACTACGTGCCATCGAATATCAATCGATGATGCCTCTGCATGTTCTTCTCTGCCCCGATCGAGATTCCAAAACCCACGCGTGCGTGCGTGCGAGCCGATTCAAGCCAATGGGGGACGGTGTGTGAGACGAGCTACAGGGGAAAGCGTGCGTGCGTGCGGGCGTGCAACTTTTTCGTTGCTGTTTGGCGCGGGGGGTAGCGTAGTAGCCTAGTAGGGTTTGGTCGTTGGTGATCGTGATCCGTGGCTAGGGCAGTTAAATACTAGTTGTGCGCCGCGCGCTTGATTGGAAATTGGATGATGGCGCGCTTGATTGTAAAAGCCTGGGAAGTGGGGAGGATAGGCGTTCTTGATGTCTGGGAATTCGCACCAGCGGACAACAAAGTGCAGCCGCCAGCAATAGTGTCCCGGCTAAAAGAGTGGACTtgtctttctttctttttcctttgtGAGGGATTTTTTTCGATAAAGGACGCTTTTTATTGACTCATAATGTAGCATCGAGGGATATAATCATAATGAGTACACACACGGCCTCTGCATATCTAGGATGCATACAACCAACACACACACAAATCATGCCAGCAAAAGCAAAGTCATAGCAGACCGAAGCTATGTGTAGGCGGATGAAAGAATTTTACCAAAGTGATGATATGCAATAGTGACCATCCGCAACAACATTTCTCCACAACGTCAGGACTCCGAGAAAGGATCTCCAAAAGCGACGCCTTCATGAAGGGAATGAACGAAGTTGTCATTGCCGGGACAGATTCTGAAAGCGATTTTTTAGCCGTCCGGTTGCTAGTGGTCACATTGGTAGTTGTGCTTCGGACATATATATAACAACGTCTTGAAGCATTGCATAGCAGGAGGTGGTAAATGCAAACAAGTGCAAAGTTGTAAGGGTGTGTTTGATACGTGCATAGCTGTTCTCACCCTAGAATAGTTGTTCCCCTTTGAGATATGCTTAGTCTGGACATGTTTAGTACCTGCAATTGCGGTTGTTTGGTACCaatgtactacctccgtcctggtttattggtccccattgtatattatgtcaaattttgactatagattgaactaacaaaacgttcgtgcatgttaccaaaaattatatcattgaaaactatgttcaaatacgaatccaatgatacaatttttgttgacatgcattaacattttgttagctaaatatttggtcaaaatttggcacgaactacaaaggtgacctataaaccaggacagaggtagtatgTAACATGCCTCATCTCAGCATACATCAGTACATACATTAGTATTTGATAGATTGCGTCAGACGAGACATGTTGTGCTGAGAGTGTGTTTGGTAGCCTGTATCTGAGGTAGGCCGCATGAACGGATTTTTTTTGGCGCCAAGACTATTGAAGCGACATTTCGATACTTCACTAAACAATTCGAGCAATAAAATATTACCGTGCCAATATCATCTGAACAGTGATAATATGAAGAAAAAAATAACACATAATAACCATAATTTGTAGCAGTGCATCACCAGATTCACATGTATTACATAAGACATAATAACCATAATTTGTAGCAGTGCATCACTAGATTCATATTACATTAGACATAATAACCATAATTTGTAGCAATGCATCACTAGATTTCAAATTACATTAGACATAATAACCATAATTTGTAGTAGCGCATCCATAGATTCATATTACAGTCTCATTCAAAATACACTTTATAATAGGCATTACAAAAGGGATAGTCTCAACAAGCACCAACAAACATCAACTCAAAGGAGATCGGGATTGGCTTCCAAGATACGCTTGAACGATGCTTGATGGACTTCATCATTCATCTTCACAAAGTTGAGGCATTTTGCCTTATGTTCTGTGCGATAATCACAGCCAAGCGCTTATTTTGATCAAACACAATAAGGTCCATGACAGCCTTGTACAAGTGAGGGTGTGTTTCAGCATGACAAGTGTTGTTGATAGCACTGATAGCACTTGCAATCTCAGGCATAGCATCAGGCATGTTGCTACTCTGGATTGAGTCCTCCTCAGTCAAACCAGATGCCCTCCTTCTCTTCTTATTTGAAGTAGGTGAAGGCATGTTGCTACACTGGATTGAGTCCTCCTCAGTCAAACCAGATGCCCTCTTTCTCTTCTTATAAGAAGTAGAAGAAGGGTCCTGAGTGGCACTACCAGTAGAGTACAAAGTTAGACGCAGGAAGATGTTGCAATACCCCATCAGTTGTTCCTTGCCCCTCCATGACATTGGGTTTTTCCTTGTCTTCCACAACAAAAGGCGTTCCCAGTGGCACATCGTTGGCCATTGCATAATTCCCGGTGGCTTTCTTATTAGCAAAACAAAGTTCTATATAGTTGTAGTTCTCAAGTGGGGAATTGAGCAATTCAGCATCTGTTGGATGATCCTGCAACACCATTTGAAAAGAAGTAATAAACAGAGACATCATTTCAGCAATGAAGCATCATCATATCACCAAAAGTAACTCATTCCAACATCAGTCGAACAAAAGTAATTGACTACAACAACATTTCGCTTATGAAACATCATCATTTTCAGCAACTAACTCATTTCAACGCCGTTTCAACAATAAGATAACTCATTTCAGCAAGCAAAAAAGGGTTGCTACATGTACATGCACACCTAAGTGTTGCCCAAATAGTGTTGTTCTTCTAGCAATGCCATCTTCTTGTCACCATCACAAAGTGCCCCATTTAAACCCTAAATAAACAACCCCGCAAACTAATATATTGGGACAAAGCAAACTTTTTTGGCAAGCCCAAAACCGATCCGAGGCATGCACACTAGTGGCCCGGGCAAAGAATTGGTGGGAAGATCCAAGGTGCACCAATCCTATTCCGTGCTTAACGCGTCAAATAGAGACCAATTTCGCACCCACCTAGACCGTTCGCATGCTATTGGACCAGCCTAGTACAGGTGTGTGTCTTTTCCCTATCGGTTTTACAATCATCCCTAAACCATTTTGTTTTCCTTTTTAGTATGTTTTGTTGGTTTTTTATTTCTAATTTTATTCTCCATTTTCACACTTCAAAATTCTTGACATTTTtcgaatgcatgaaaaataatactGTTTTGGAAATATTATTCAAATTCGTGGAAATTTCTTATAATTTGACATCATTTTTAAAATCCATGAACTTTTAAAAAATTTAAGAAATAATTTTTCAATTGAGCAGTTTTACAAACTTGGACAACATTTTTATAATccctgaacattttttaaaattcccGAACGTCTTTTGAATTCATAAAGTATTTTTAAAGAAATTCACGAACATCTTTAAAATTatctaatactccctccgtcccaaaataagtgactcaactttgtaataactttgtactaaagttagtgcaatgttgagtcacttattttgggatggaaGGAGTATTTTTCATTTCTGCAAACATTTTTACACATCCGCAAAACATTTTTTAGAATTCATGAGCATTTTTTTGAATCCGTGGACATTTTTTTATTTAATAAATTTTCTAGTTGGAcaaaacatttttaaaatacatgaaCATATAAAACAAGTTTGAGCATTTGTTTGAATTCGCGAATTATTTTTAAATTTCAGAAGTTCATTTAGTTCATAATGTTTTTTAAAAGATTCGAACATTTTCAGAAATTCATATTATTTTGAAAAtttacaaacattttttgaataagGATTAAATTGCCCTATGAGTTTAGAAATTTACGAATGTAAATAAATCCACAAAAATGTTATTCCAATTCTTGAGCATTTTATAAATTtggtttaaaaataaaaatacaactaaaagaaaaatgaaagaaaaACATGCGTTTTGTGCCCCCGCTTTGGGCTGGACCATAACGTGAGGGGGGTGCACGTTGTGTGCCCCTGGCCACCCGTGCTATAGGACGTCCCATGCGCGACAGGTATATCTCACATTAAGTGATACCAAAGGTTCTCCCGCTGAAGGGGTCTACAGTAATTGGACTGGTCCATTCATTTATTCAATAAAAGGGAAAGAGAGGAGAAGAAAAGGGAGCATGTAAGTTATTTGAACCCTGGTGTCCCGGTTGAGAGCAAGCGCGGCTAGCCACTAAGGTTGCCTCGGGTTCGTGATAGAGTAGTAGGGCGGGAGTATTTAAGTCGAAGCAAGTAGGGTTTTATTgtttcttctccgttcttttccttttttttcattttcttctgtcatttttttcttttcttcctttctcaTTGTTACCCGTTGGTTTTCTTAATTTATTTCTTTATATTTAATTTCcatttgtttcttttctttttttttctctggaTGTTTTCATTCTATTTTCACTCGTTTCTTTGGTTTtattttcctttgtttttctcatttttttctttatttcttttggttttcattttacATTTTTTGTATATGTGAACAGCAATTTTCAAATACACGGTTAAAATTTTCCAATACAAATTCAGCAGTTTTTAAAGACATGGTTAATATTTTTACTCTATACCTTTTTCAAATTCTTGTTTCAAAATTTACAAATAACAGATTATCATTTTTTGAATACTcattcaacattttttctatacaaaCTTTTAAacttttttaaatgcttgattaaaatTT
This genomic window from Aegilops tauschii subsp. strangulata cultivar AL8/78 chromosome 4, Aet v6.0, whole genome shotgun sequence contains:
- the LOC109782891 gene encoding heavy metal-associated isoprenylated plant protein 44, translated to MSVSSVLSSFLYGCFNPAGGRYHHHRAGAYYHSSHPTSADTMYYNQSGFAGGRRMGRSSRPLSLQTVELKVRMCCSGCARVVKHALTKLRGVDSVEVEVEMEKVTVTGYVERHRVLKEVRRAGKKAEFWPNPDQPLHFTTAKDYFHDQESFRPSYNYYRHGYNGDKHGHLPEPHRGSDPVSNMFNDDDVNACSIM